A window of Aquisalimonas asiatica genomic DNA:
CTACGCGCCCGCGAAACCTGATGTAGGAGCGACGTCAGTCGCGACCCCCGAATTCTGCCACTTCACCCCCGGCTCTTCAGATACTCCGCAAACGCCGGCCCGAGCTCCGGGTGCTGGAGTCCGTACTCCACCGTGGCCTTCAGGTAGCCGAGCTTGCTGCCGCAGTCGTAGCGCCTGCCGGTGAACTCGTGCGCCAGCACCCGTTCGTGGCCCAGCAGGGTGGAGATGGCATCGGTGAGCTGGATCTCGCCCTTGGCGTCCGGGGGTGTGTCACGGAGCAGGTCGAAGATGCGCGGTGTGAGCACGTAGCGCCCGACCACGGCGAGGTTGGAGGGCGCCTCCGCCGGGTCCGGCTTCTCGACGATGGCGTCCACCGCCGAGAGCCCGTCGGAGAAGTCCCGTGCGCTGACCACGCCGTAGCTGCCGGTCTCCTCCATGGGCACGCGCTCCACCCCCAGCAGCGAGCACTGGTGATCGTCGAACTCGCGCACCATCTGCGACATGACCTTCTCGCCCTGGCCGTCGATCAGGTCGTCGGCGAGGATGACCGCGAACGGCTCGTCGCCGACCACGGGCTGGGCGCAGAGCACCGCATGGCCCAGGCCGAGGGCCTCACCCTGGCGGATGTAGATGCAGTTCACGCCCTCCGGCACGGTGCTGCGCA
This region includes:
- the galU gene encoding UTP--glucose-1-phosphate uridylyltransferase GalU, whose protein sequence is MTQRIRKAVFPVAGLGTRFLPATKASPKEMLPVVDKPLIQYAVEEAVAAGADTLVFVTGRTKRAIEDHFDKAYELEVELEAKQKHKMLELVRSTVPEGVNCIYIRQGEALGLGHAVLCAQPVVGDEPFAVILADDLIDGQGEKVMSQMVREFDDHQCSLLGVERVPMEETGSYGVVSARDFSDGLSAVDAIVEKPDPAEAPSNLAVVGRYVLTPRIFDLLRDTPPDAKGEIQLTDAISTLLGHERVLAHEFTGRRYDCGSKLGYLKATVEYGLQHPELGPAFAEYLKSRG